The proteins below come from a single Rosa rugosa chromosome 2, drRosRugo1.1, whole genome shotgun sequence genomic window:
- the LOC133729865 gene encoding phospholipase A I isoform X3, producing MAELRVLRLFGNPLEFLPEILPLHKLHHLSLANIRIVADDSLRSVNVQIEMENSSYFGASRHKLSAFFALIFRFSSCHHPLLASALAKIMQDEGNRAVVGKDENAVRQLISMISSDDRYVVQEACSALSSLAADVSVAMQLMKADIMQPIETVLRSVLQEEVISVLQVVVKLAFASDAVAQKMLTKDVLKSLKLLCAHRTPEVQRLALVAVGNLAFCLENRRLLVTSESLCELLMRLTVVPEPRVNKAAARALAILGENGNLRRAIRGRQVPKQGLRILSMDGGGMKGLATVQILKAIEKGTGKPIHELFDLICGTSTGGMLAVALGIKLMSLDQCEEIYKNLGKLVFAEPAPKDNEAASWREKLDQLYKSSSQSFRVVVHGSKHSADQFETLLKEMCADEDGDLMIESAVKNIPKVFVVSTLVSMTPAQPFLFRNYQYPAGTPEVALVVSESSGITVQEPTTLGTDLGYKRSAFMGSCKHQIWQAIRASSAAPYYLDDFSDDIHRWQDGAIVANNPTIFAIREAQLLWPDTKIDCLVSVGCGSVPTKVRKGGWRYLDTGQVLIESSCSVERVEEALSTLLPMLPGIQYFRFNPVDERCDMELDETDPAVWLKLEASVEEYIQKNSLTLKDACERLLLPFQNDEKWSENLRSQHFPKANEVDVKSPSLGWRRNVLLVEASHSPNSGRASNHAHELESFCARNGIRVSLMQGVSGFVKTAAATTFPTPFQSPLFPASVPSSPLFYSPDFGPQRVGRIDMVPPLSLDGQPGKGAASPPKSPSGPRQLSVPVQSLHEKLQNLPQVGIVHLALQNDSIGSILSWQNDVFVVAEPGELADNFLQSVKLSLLSVMRNHRKKAGSPLSNISTVSDLVACKPIFQLGCIVHRYMGRQTQVMEDGQEIGAYLFRRTVPSIHLTPDDVRWMVGAWRDRIIICTGTNGPTPTMIKAFLDSGAKAVISSSVQPQETQLTFGSTDFSVLEKFEIGDEEAEDEEVEDEAAEPESPVSDWEDSENGDHSIGFGDDDEEEVSQFVCHLYDSLFREGTSVDVALRHALASHRKLRYSCHLPSIQ from the exons ATGGCTGAGCTCCGGGTACTTAGGCTATTTGGAAACCCTCTTGAATTTCTTCCTGAAATCTTGCCTCTGCACAAACTTCATCATTTATCTCTAGCAAATATCAGGATTGTGGCAGATGACAGCTTGAGATCAGTGAATGTGCAGATAGAG ATGGAAAACAGTTCGTATTTTGGTGCATCTAGGCATAAGCTAAGCGCCTTTTTCGCCCTTATATTCCGTTTTTCTTCTTGTCATCACCCTTTACTAGCATCTGCACTAGCAAAGATAATGCAAGACGAAGGAAACCGTGCAGTCGTTGGTAAAGATGAGAATGCAGTGCGACAGCTTATTAGTATGATCAGTAGTGATGACCGTTATGTG GTTCAAGAAGCATGTTCTGCTCTTTCATCTCTTGCTGCAGACGTTTCAGTTGCAATGCAGTTGATGAAAGCCGACATTATGCAACCCATTGAGACGGTACTGAGATCTGTTCTCCAAGAGGAAGTGATTTCTGTATTACAAGTTGTGGTGAAGCTGGCTTTTGCATCTGATGCTGTAGCTCAGAAAATGCTGACCAAGGATGTATTGAAGTCGTTAAAACTCTTATGTGCCCACAGAACCCCAGAG GTGCAAAGGTTAGCTTTGGTAGCAGTTGGAAATTTGGCGTTCTGTTTGGAGAATCGTCGCCTTCTGGTTACTTCTGAAAGTTTGTGTGAACTTCTCATGCGCTTAACAGTTGTGCCTGAACCACGTGTGAATAAAGCTGCAGCTCGTGCTTTGGCAATTCTTG GGGAAAATGGAAATCTACGACGTGCCATAAGGGGGAGACAGGTGCCAAAGCAAGGATTACGCATACTCTCAATGGATGGTGGTGGTATGAAAGGTCTGGCAACTGTGCAAATTCTTAAAGCAATTGAGAAGGGAACTGGAAAACCCATACATGAGTTGTTTGACCTCATATGCGGCACATCAACTGGTGGCATGCTTGCTGTTGCTCTTGGCATTAAGCTAATGTCATTAGATCAGTGTGAAGAAATATACAAAAACCTTG GAAAACTTGTCTTTGCTGAACCTGCTCCAAAGGACAATGAAGCTGCAAGTTGGAGAGAAAAGTTGGATCAGCTTTATAAAAGTTCGTCGCAGAGTTTCAGAGTTGTTGTACATGGATCTAAA CATAGTGCAGATCAGTTTGAGACATTGTTGAAGGAAATGTGTGCTGATGAGGATGGAGATCTGATGATAGAGTCGGCAGTGAAAAACATTCCCAAAGTTTTTGTAGTGTCAACTTTGGTGAGCATGACGCCAGCTCAGCCGTTCTTATTCCGGAATTATCAG TACCCTGCGGGAACGCCAGAAGTAGCTCTTGTAGTTTCAGAGAGTTCAGGAATCACTGTGCAAGAACCAACTACTTTGGGTACTGACCTTGGCTATAAACGCAGTGCTTTTATGGGAAGTTGTAAGCATCAAATATGGCAAGCTATAAGAGCATCATCTGCTGCGCCATACTATCTTGATGATTTCTCAGATG ATATTCATCGTTGGCAAGATGGTGCAATAGTGGCAAACAATCCTACAATCTTTGCCATCAGAGAAGCACAACTTTTATGGCCTGACACGAAAATTGATTGCTTAGTGTCTGTTGGCTGTGGTTCTGTTCCGACAAAG GTGCGAAAAGGTGGTTGGCGTTATCTGGATACTGGGCAAGTATTGATAGAGAGTTCTTGCTCTGTGGAACGCGTGGAGGAAGCCTTGAGCACATTGCTACCCATGCTCCCTGGAATACAATACTTTCGGTTTAATccag tTGATGAACGTTGTGATATGGAACTGGATGAGACTGATCCAGCTGTCTGGCTGAAATTGGAAGCCTCAGTTGAGGAATATATTCAGAAAAATTCTCTTACTCTTAAGGATGCCTGTGAGAGACTACTGCTGCCATTCCAAAACGACGAAAAGTGGTCCGAGAATTTGAGATCCCAACATTTCCCCAAGGCAAATGAGG TAGATGTGAAAAGCCCATCTCTAGGTTGGAGGCGTAATGTGCTTCTTGTTGAAGCTTCTCATAGCCCCAATTCTGGTCGAGCTTCGAATCACGCTCATGAACTTGAATCATTTTGTGCTCGTAATGGAATACGGGTATCTTTAATGCAAGGAGTATCAGGGTTTGTGAAAACCGCGGCAGCAACAACATTCCCAACACCATTTCAGTCGCCTTTGTTTCCTGCAAGCGTCCCATCAAGCCCACTTTTCTACAGTCCTGACTTTGGCCCGCAGAGGGTTGGCCGAATTGATATGGTCCCACCTCTGAGCTTAGATGGCCAACCTGGAAAGGGAGCTGCCTCACCACCAAAGTCTCCTTCAGGACCTAGGCAGCTTTCTGTACCCGTTCAGTCATTGCATGAGAAGTTACAAAATTTGCCACAAGTGGGCATTGTGCATTTGGCCCTTCAAAATGACTCAATTGGCTCGATTTTAAG TTGGCAGAATGATGTATTTGTGGTTGCTGAACCTGGAGAACTTGCAGATAACTTTCTGCAGAGTGTTAAGTTGAGCTTGTTATCAGTTATGCGAAACCATCGCAAGAAGGCTGGATCACCTCTTTCCAATATTTCAACTGTTTCTGATTTGGTTGCTTGTAAACCAATCTTCCAACTTGGATGTATCGTTCACCGTTATATGGGACGCCAAACTCAA GTAATGGAAGATGGCCAAGAAATTGGGGCGTATTTGTTTCGTAGAACTGTCCCCTCTATTCACTTGACACCTGATGATGTTCGATGGATG GTTGGAGCTTGGAGAGACAGGATCATTATTTGTACAGGGACAAATGGGCCTACGCCAACTATGATCAAAGCATTTTTAGACTCTGGTGCCAAAGCGGTTATATCTTCCTCAGTACAGCCCCAAGAAACACAGTTAACATTCGGGTCTACTGATTTCAGTGTTCTTGAAAAGTTTGAGATTGGTGATGAGGaggctgaagatgaagaagttgaagatGAGGCGGCTGAACCTGAAAGTCCGGTGAGTGATTGGGAAGACAGTGAAAATGGAGACCACTCTATCGGCTTTGGggatgatgatgaggaagaaGTGTCCCAATTCGTCTGTCATTTGTATGACTCACTGTTTCGAGAGGGTACAAGTGTGGATGTTGCTTTACGACATGCTCTTGCTTCACATCGGAAGTTGAGGTATTCATGTCATCTTCCCAGTATACAGTAG
- the LOC133729865 gene encoding phospholipase A I isoform X2 yields the protein MSWGLGWKRPSEIFHLTLSYGTEDPPTPENSSSGTRSSASSLESSSSVVSQQDQELGFRIDLDWSAGDDEDQVALRLQSQLMVALPMPQDTVVVELRPEEANVSVDMRVVRRREPLRTVSMTKTGGSGQQNDGTGVLTRLLRSNFSSSMPAVAEGAAACGVHWQCVTVVRLCGCGLSVLPVELTRLPLLEKLHLDNNKLERLPSELGELRSLKVLRVDYNMLVSVPVELRQCVGLVELSLEHNKLVRPLLDFRAMAELRVLRLFGNPLEFLPEILPLHKLHHLSLANIRIVADDSLRSVNVQIEMENSSYFGASRHKLSAFFALIFRFSSCHHPLLASALAKIMQDEGNRAVVGKDENAVRQLISMISSDDRYVVQEACSALSSLAADVSVAMQLMKADIMQPIETVLRSVLQEEVISVLQVVVKLAFASDAVAQKMLTKDVLKSLKLLCAHRTPEVQRLALVAVGNLAFCLENRRLLVTSESLCELLMRLTVVPEPRVNKAAARALAILGENGNLRRAIRGRQVPKQGLRILSMDGGGMKGLATVQILKAIEKGTGKPIHELFDLICGTSTGGMLAVALGIKLMSLDQCEEIYKNLGKLVFAEPAPKDNEAASWREKLDQLYKSSSQSFRVVVHGSKHSADQFETLLKEMCADEDGDLMIESAVKNIPKVFVVSTLVSMTPAQPFLFRNYQYPAGTPEVALVVSESSGITVQEPTTLGTDLGYKRSAFMGSCKHQIWQAIRASSAAPYYLDDFSDDIHRWQDGAIVANNPTIFAIREAQLLWPDTKIDCLVSVGCGSVPTKVRKGGWRYLDTGQVLIESSCSVERVEEALSTLLPMLPGIQYFRFNPVDERCDMELDETDPAVWLKLEASVEEYIQKNSLTLKDACERLLLPFQNDEKWSENLRSQHFPKANEDVKSPSLGWRRNVLLVEASHSPNSGRASNHAHELESFCARNGIRVSLMQGVSGFVKTAAATTFPTPFQSPLFPASVPSSPLFYSPDFGPQRVGRIDMVPPLSLDGQPGKGAASPPKSPSGPRQLSVPVQSLHEKLQNLPQVGIVHLALQNDSIGSILSWQNDVFVVAEPGELADNFLQSVKLSLLSVMRNHRKKAGSPLSNISTVSDLVACKPIFQLGCIVHRYMGRQTQVMEDGQEIGAYLFRRTVPSIHLTPDDVRWMVGAWRDRIIICTGTNGPTPTMIKAFLDSGAKAVISSSVQPQETQLTFGSTDFSVLEKFEIGDEEAEDEEVEDEAAEPESPVSDWEDSENGDHSIGFGDDDEEEVSQFVCHLYDSLFREGTSVDVALRHALASHRKLRYSCHLPSIQ from the exons ATGTCCTGGGGACTGGGATGGAAGCGCCCCTCCGAGATCTTCCATCTCACGCTCTCCTACGGCACCGAGGACCCGCCGACGCCGGAGAATTCCAGCAGCGGCACGCGGTCCTCGGCGTCGTCGTTGGAGTCTTCCTCGTCGGTAGTGTCGCAGCAAGATCAAGAATTGGGGTTCCGGATCGATCTGGATTGGTCCGCCGGCGACGACGAGGACCAGGTGGCGCTGCGGCTCCAGTCGCAGCTGATGGTGGCGCTGCCGATGCCGCAGGACACGGTGGTCGTGGAGCTGAGGCCGGAGGAGGCGAATGTGAGTGTGGATATGAGGGTTGTGCGGCGGAGAGAGCCGTTGAGGACCGTGAGTATGACCAAGACGGGCGGGTCGGGTCAGCAGAATGACGGCACCGGAGTGTTGACCCGGTTGTTGAGGTCCAATTTCTCTTCTTCGATGCCAGCTGTCGCCGAAGGCGCGGCGGCTTGCGGTGTGCATTGGCAGTGCGTCACGGTGGTCCGTCTCTGTGGTTGTGGTTTGTCG GTATTGCCGGTAGAGCTAACCAGACTACCTCTTCTTGAGAAGCTACACCTTGATAACAATAAACTGGAACGTTTGCCTTCTGAACTCGGGGAATTGAGAAGCTTAAAGGTGCTCAGGGTTGACTACAACATGCTGGTTTCAGTACCGG TGGAACTGAGACAGTGTGTTGGATTAGTGGAACTTTCTTTGGAACACAACAAGCTTGTTCGGCCTCTGCTTGATTTCAG GGCTATGGCTGAGCTCCGGGTACTTAGGCTATTTGGAAACCCTCTTGAATTTCTTCCTGAAATCTTGCCTCTGCACAAACTTCATCATTTATCTCTAGCAAATATCAGGATTGTGGCAGATGACAGCTTGAGATCAGTGAATGTGCAGATAGAG ATGGAAAACAGTTCGTATTTTGGTGCATCTAGGCATAAGCTAAGCGCCTTTTTCGCCCTTATATTCCGTTTTTCTTCTTGTCATCACCCTTTACTAGCATCTGCACTAGCAAAGATAATGCAAGACGAAGGAAACCGTGCAGTCGTTGGTAAAGATGAGAATGCAGTGCGACAGCTTATTAGTATGATCAGTAGTGATGACCGTTATGTG GTTCAAGAAGCATGTTCTGCTCTTTCATCTCTTGCTGCAGACGTTTCAGTTGCAATGCAGTTGATGAAAGCCGACATTATGCAACCCATTGAGACGGTACTGAGATCTGTTCTCCAAGAGGAAGTGATTTCTGTATTACAAGTTGTGGTGAAGCTGGCTTTTGCATCTGATGCTGTAGCTCAGAAAATGCTGACCAAGGATGTATTGAAGTCGTTAAAACTCTTATGTGCCCACAGAACCCCAGAG GTGCAAAGGTTAGCTTTGGTAGCAGTTGGAAATTTGGCGTTCTGTTTGGAGAATCGTCGCCTTCTGGTTACTTCTGAAAGTTTGTGTGAACTTCTCATGCGCTTAACAGTTGTGCCTGAACCACGTGTGAATAAAGCTGCAGCTCGTGCTTTGGCAATTCTTG GGGAAAATGGAAATCTACGACGTGCCATAAGGGGGAGACAGGTGCCAAAGCAAGGATTACGCATACTCTCAATGGATGGTGGTGGTATGAAAGGTCTGGCAACTGTGCAAATTCTTAAAGCAATTGAGAAGGGAACTGGAAAACCCATACATGAGTTGTTTGACCTCATATGCGGCACATCAACTGGTGGCATGCTTGCTGTTGCTCTTGGCATTAAGCTAATGTCATTAGATCAGTGTGAAGAAATATACAAAAACCTTG GAAAACTTGTCTTTGCTGAACCTGCTCCAAAGGACAATGAAGCTGCAAGTTGGAGAGAAAAGTTGGATCAGCTTTATAAAAGTTCGTCGCAGAGTTTCAGAGTTGTTGTACATGGATCTAAA CATAGTGCAGATCAGTTTGAGACATTGTTGAAGGAAATGTGTGCTGATGAGGATGGAGATCTGATGATAGAGTCGGCAGTGAAAAACATTCCCAAAGTTTTTGTAGTGTCAACTTTGGTGAGCATGACGCCAGCTCAGCCGTTCTTATTCCGGAATTATCAG TACCCTGCGGGAACGCCAGAAGTAGCTCTTGTAGTTTCAGAGAGTTCAGGAATCACTGTGCAAGAACCAACTACTTTGGGTACTGACCTTGGCTATAAACGCAGTGCTTTTATGGGAAGTTGTAAGCATCAAATATGGCAAGCTATAAGAGCATCATCTGCTGCGCCATACTATCTTGATGATTTCTCAGATG ATATTCATCGTTGGCAAGATGGTGCAATAGTGGCAAACAATCCTACAATCTTTGCCATCAGAGAAGCACAACTTTTATGGCCTGACACGAAAATTGATTGCTTAGTGTCTGTTGGCTGTGGTTCTGTTCCGACAAAG GTGCGAAAAGGTGGTTGGCGTTATCTGGATACTGGGCAAGTATTGATAGAGAGTTCTTGCTCTGTGGAACGCGTGGAGGAAGCCTTGAGCACATTGCTACCCATGCTCCCTGGAATACAATACTTTCGGTTTAATccag tTGATGAACGTTGTGATATGGAACTGGATGAGACTGATCCAGCTGTCTGGCTGAAATTGGAAGCCTCAGTTGAGGAATATATTCAGAAAAATTCTCTTACTCTTAAGGATGCCTGTGAGAGACTACTGCTGCCATTCCAAAACGACGAAAAGTGGTCCGAGAATTTGAGATCCCAACATTTCCCCAAGGCAAATGAGG ATGTGAAAAGCCCATCTCTAGGTTGGAGGCGTAATGTGCTTCTTGTTGAAGCTTCTCATAGCCCCAATTCTGGTCGAGCTTCGAATCACGCTCATGAACTTGAATCATTTTGTGCTCGTAATGGAATACGGGTATCTTTAATGCAAGGAGTATCAGGGTTTGTGAAAACCGCGGCAGCAACAACATTCCCAACACCATTTCAGTCGCCTTTGTTTCCTGCAAGCGTCCCATCAAGCCCACTTTTCTACAGTCCTGACTTTGGCCCGCAGAGGGTTGGCCGAATTGATATGGTCCCACCTCTGAGCTTAGATGGCCAACCTGGAAAGGGAGCTGCCTCACCACCAAAGTCTCCTTCAGGACCTAGGCAGCTTTCTGTACCCGTTCAGTCATTGCATGAGAAGTTACAAAATTTGCCACAAGTGGGCATTGTGCATTTGGCCCTTCAAAATGACTCAATTGGCTCGATTTTAAG TTGGCAGAATGATGTATTTGTGGTTGCTGAACCTGGAGAACTTGCAGATAACTTTCTGCAGAGTGTTAAGTTGAGCTTGTTATCAGTTATGCGAAACCATCGCAAGAAGGCTGGATCACCTCTTTCCAATATTTCAACTGTTTCTGATTTGGTTGCTTGTAAACCAATCTTCCAACTTGGATGTATCGTTCACCGTTATATGGGACGCCAAACTCAA GTAATGGAAGATGGCCAAGAAATTGGGGCGTATTTGTTTCGTAGAACTGTCCCCTCTATTCACTTGACACCTGATGATGTTCGATGGATG GTTGGAGCTTGGAGAGACAGGATCATTATTTGTACAGGGACAAATGGGCCTACGCCAACTATGATCAAAGCATTTTTAGACTCTGGTGCCAAAGCGGTTATATCTTCCTCAGTACAGCCCCAAGAAACACAGTTAACATTCGGGTCTACTGATTTCAGTGTTCTTGAAAAGTTTGAGATTGGTGATGAGGaggctgaagatgaagaagttgaagatGAGGCGGCTGAACCTGAAAGTCCGGTGAGTGATTGGGAAGACAGTGAAAATGGAGACCACTCTATCGGCTTTGGggatgatgatgaggaagaaGTGTCCCAATTCGTCTGTCATTTGTATGACTCACTGTTTCGAGAGGGTACAAGTGTGGATGTTGCTTTACGACATGCTCTTGCTTCACATCGGAAGTTGAGGTATTCATGTCATCTTCCCAGTATACAGTAG
- the LOC133729865 gene encoding phospholipase A I isoform X1 gives MSWGLGWKRPSEIFHLTLSYGTEDPPTPENSSSGTRSSASSLESSSSVVSQQDQELGFRIDLDWSAGDDEDQVALRLQSQLMVALPMPQDTVVVELRPEEANVSVDMRVVRRREPLRTVSMTKTGGSGQQNDGTGVLTRLLRSNFSSSMPAVAEGAAACGVHWQCVTVVRLCGCGLSVLPVELTRLPLLEKLHLDNNKLERLPSELGELRSLKVLRVDYNMLVSVPVELRQCVGLVELSLEHNKLVRPLLDFRAMAELRVLRLFGNPLEFLPEILPLHKLHHLSLANIRIVADDSLRSVNVQIEMENSSYFGASRHKLSAFFALIFRFSSCHHPLLASALAKIMQDEGNRAVVGKDENAVRQLISMISSDDRYVVQEACSALSSLAADVSVAMQLMKADIMQPIETVLRSVLQEEVISVLQVVVKLAFASDAVAQKMLTKDVLKSLKLLCAHRTPEVQRLALVAVGNLAFCLENRRLLVTSESLCELLMRLTVVPEPRVNKAAARALAILGENGNLRRAIRGRQVPKQGLRILSMDGGGMKGLATVQILKAIEKGTGKPIHELFDLICGTSTGGMLAVALGIKLMSLDQCEEIYKNLGKLVFAEPAPKDNEAASWREKLDQLYKSSSQSFRVVVHGSKHSADQFETLLKEMCADEDGDLMIESAVKNIPKVFVVSTLVSMTPAQPFLFRNYQYPAGTPEVALVVSESSGITVQEPTTLGTDLGYKRSAFMGSCKHQIWQAIRASSAAPYYLDDFSDDIHRWQDGAIVANNPTIFAIREAQLLWPDTKIDCLVSVGCGSVPTKVRKGGWRYLDTGQVLIESSCSVERVEEALSTLLPMLPGIQYFRFNPVDERCDMELDETDPAVWLKLEASVEEYIQKNSLTLKDACERLLLPFQNDEKWSENLRSQHFPKANEVDVKSPSLGWRRNVLLVEASHSPNSGRASNHAHELESFCARNGIRVSLMQGVSGFVKTAAATTFPTPFQSPLFPASVPSSPLFYSPDFGPQRVGRIDMVPPLSLDGQPGKGAASPPKSPSGPRQLSVPVQSLHEKLQNLPQVGIVHLALQNDSIGSILSWQNDVFVVAEPGELADNFLQSVKLSLLSVMRNHRKKAGSPLSNISTVSDLVACKPIFQLGCIVHRYMGRQTQVMEDGQEIGAYLFRRTVPSIHLTPDDVRWMVGAWRDRIIICTGTNGPTPTMIKAFLDSGAKAVISSSVQPQETQLTFGSTDFSVLEKFEIGDEEAEDEEVEDEAAEPESPVSDWEDSENGDHSIGFGDDDEEEVSQFVCHLYDSLFREGTSVDVALRHALASHRKLRYSCHLPSIQ, from the exons ATGTCCTGGGGACTGGGATGGAAGCGCCCCTCCGAGATCTTCCATCTCACGCTCTCCTACGGCACCGAGGACCCGCCGACGCCGGAGAATTCCAGCAGCGGCACGCGGTCCTCGGCGTCGTCGTTGGAGTCTTCCTCGTCGGTAGTGTCGCAGCAAGATCAAGAATTGGGGTTCCGGATCGATCTGGATTGGTCCGCCGGCGACGACGAGGACCAGGTGGCGCTGCGGCTCCAGTCGCAGCTGATGGTGGCGCTGCCGATGCCGCAGGACACGGTGGTCGTGGAGCTGAGGCCGGAGGAGGCGAATGTGAGTGTGGATATGAGGGTTGTGCGGCGGAGAGAGCCGTTGAGGACCGTGAGTATGACCAAGACGGGCGGGTCGGGTCAGCAGAATGACGGCACCGGAGTGTTGACCCGGTTGTTGAGGTCCAATTTCTCTTCTTCGATGCCAGCTGTCGCCGAAGGCGCGGCGGCTTGCGGTGTGCATTGGCAGTGCGTCACGGTGGTCCGTCTCTGTGGTTGTGGTTTGTCG GTATTGCCGGTAGAGCTAACCAGACTACCTCTTCTTGAGAAGCTACACCTTGATAACAATAAACTGGAACGTTTGCCTTCTGAACTCGGGGAATTGAGAAGCTTAAAGGTGCTCAGGGTTGACTACAACATGCTGGTTTCAGTACCGG TGGAACTGAGACAGTGTGTTGGATTAGTGGAACTTTCTTTGGAACACAACAAGCTTGTTCGGCCTCTGCTTGATTTCAG GGCTATGGCTGAGCTCCGGGTACTTAGGCTATTTGGAAACCCTCTTGAATTTCTTCCTGAAATCTTGCCTCTGCACAAACTTCATCATTTATCTCTAGCAAATATCAGGATTGTGGCAGATGACAGCTTGAGATCAGTGAATGTGCAGATAGAG ATGGAAAACAGTTCGTATTTTGGTGCATCTAGGCATAAGCTAAGCGCCTTTTTCGCCCTTATATTCCGTTTTTCTTCTTGTCATCACCCTTTACTAGCATCTGCACTAGCAAAGATAATGCAAGACGAAGGAAACCGTGCAGTCGTTGGTAAAGATGAGAATGCAGTGCGACAGCTTATTAGTATGATCAGTAGTGATGACCGTTATGTG GTTCAAGAAGCATGTTCTGCTCTTTCATCTCTTGCTGCAGACGTTTCAGTTGCAATGCAGTTGATGAAAGCCGACATTATGCAACCCATTGAGACGGTACTGAGATCTGTTCTCCAAGAGGAAGTGATTTCTGTATTACAAGTTGTGGTGAAGCTGGCTTTTGCATCTGATGCTGTAGCTCAGAAAATGCTGACCAAGGATGTATTGAAGTCGTTAAAACTCTTATGTGCCCACAGAACCCCAGAG GTGCAAAGGTTAGCTTTGGTAGCAGTTGGAAATTTGGCGTTCTGTTTGGAGAATCGTCGCCTTCTGGTTACTTCTGAAAGTTTGTGTGAACTTCTCATGCGCTTAACAGTTGTGCCTGAACCACGTGTGAATAAAGCTGCAGCTCGTGCTTTGGCAATTCTTG GGGAAAATGGAAATCTACGACGTGCCATAAGGGGGAGACAGGTGCCAAAGCAAGGATTACGCATACTCTCAATGGATGGTGGTGGTATGAAAGGTCTGGCAACTGTGCAAATTCTTAAAGCAATTGAGAAGGGAACTGGAAAACCCATACATGAGTTGTTTGACCTCATATGCGGCACATCAACTGGTGGCATGCTTGCTGTTGCTCTTGGCATTAAGCTAATGTCATTAGATCAGTGTGAAGAAATATACAAAAACCTTG GAAAACTTGTCTTTGCTGAACCTGCTCCAAAGGACAATGAAGCTGCAAGTTGGAGAGAAAAGTTGGATCAGCTTTATAAAAGTTCGTCGCAGAGTTTCAGAGTTGTTGTACATGGATCTAAA CATAGTGCAGATCAGTTTGAGACATTGTTGAAGGAAATGTGTGCTGATGAGGATGGAGATCTGATGATAGAGTCGGCAGTGAAAAACATTCCCAAAGTTTTTGTAGTGTCAACTTTGGTGAGCATGACGCCAGCTCAGCCGTTCTTATTCCGGAATTATCAG TACCCTGCGGGAACGCCAGAAGTAGCTCTTGTAGTTTCAGAGAGTTCAGGAATCACTGTGCAAGAACCAACTACTTTGGGTACTGACCTTGGCTATAAACGCAGTGCTTTTATGGGAAGTTGTAAGCATCAAATATGGCAAGCTATAAGAGCATCATCTGCTGCGCCATACTATCTTGATGATTTCTCAGATG ATATTCATCGTTGGCAAGATGGTGCAATAGTGGCAAACAATCCTACAATCTTTGCCATCAGAGAAGCACAACTTTTATGGCCTGACACGAAAATTGATTGCTTAGTGTCTGTTGGCTGTGGTTCTGTTCCGACAAAG GTGCGAAAAGGTGGTTGGCGTTATCTGGATACTGGGCAAGTATTGATAGAGAGTTCTTGCTCTGTGGAACGCGTGGAGGAAGCCTTGAGCACATTGCTACCCATGCTCCCTGGAATACAATACTTTCGGTTTAATccag tTGATGAACGTTGTGATATGGAACTGGATGAGACTGATCCAGCTGTCTGGCTGAAATTGGAAGCCTCAGTTGAGGAATATATTCAGAAAAATTCTCTTACTCTTAAGGATGCCTGTGAGAGACTACTGCTGCCATTCCAAAACGACGAAAAGTGGTCCGAGAATTTGAGATCCCAACATTTCCCCAAGGCAAATGAGG TAGATGTGAAAAGCCCATCTCTAGGTTGGAGGCGTAATGTGCTTCTTGTTGAAGCTTCTCATAGCCCCAATTCTGGTCGAGCTTCGAATCACGCTCATGAACTTGAATCATTTTGTGCTCGTAATGGAATACGGGTATCTTTAATGCAAGGAGTATCAGGGTTTGTGAAAACCGCGGCAGCAACAACATTCCCAACACCATTTCAGTCGCCTTTGTTTCCTGCAAGCGTCCCATCAAGCCCACTTTTCTACAGTCCTGACTTTGGCCCGCAGAGGGTTGGCCGAATTGATATGGTCCCACCTCTGAGCTTAGATGGCCAACCTGGAAAGGGAGCTGCCTCACCACCAAAGTCTCCTTCAGGACCTAGGCAGCTTTCTGTACCCGTTCAGTCATTGCATGAGAAGTTACAAAATTTGCCACAAGTGGGCATTGTGCATTTGGCCCTTCAAAATGACTCAATTGGCTCGATTTTAAG TTGGCAGAATGATGTATTTGTGGTTGCTGAACCTGGAGAACTTGCAGATAACTTTCTGCAGAGTGTTAAGTTGAGCTTGTTATCAGTTATGCGAAACCATCGCAAGAAGGCTGGATCACCTCTTTCCAATATTTCAACTGTTTCTGATTTGGTTGCTTGTAAACCAATCTTCCAACTTGGATGTATCGTTCACCGTTATATGGGACGCCAAACTCAA GTAATGGAAGATGGCCAAGAAATTGGGGCGTATTTGTTTCGTAGAACTGTCCCCTCTATTCACTTGACACCTGATGATGTTCGATGGATG GTTGGAGCTTGGAGAGACAGGATCATTATTTGTACAGGGACAAATGGGCCTACGCCAACTATGATCAAAGCATTTTTAGACTCTGGTGCCAAAGCGGTTATATCTTCCTCAGTACAGCCCCAAGAAACACAGTTAACATTCGGGTCTACTGATTTCAGTGTTCTTGAAAAGTTTGAGATTGGTGATGAGGaggctgaagatgaagaagttgaagatGAGGCGGCTGAACCTGAAAGTCCGGTGAGTGATTGGGAAGACAGTGAAAATGGAGACCACTCTATCGGCTTTGGggatgatgatgaggaagaaGTGTCCCAATTCGTCTGTCATTTGTATGACTCACTGTTTCGAGAGGGTACAAGTGTGGATGTTGCTTTACGACATGCTCTTGCTTCACATCGGAAGTTGAGGTATTCATGTCATCTTCCCAGTATACAGTAG